TTAATGATATTATGACGAAGCAATGTCCCGATACCGGGGCTGGCCGCAAAGCCGATCCCTTCGTGCGCGGCGTCGCCGATCAGCATCGCATGGCCGCTTTCGCCGCGCTCACCCGCGAGGAGGCCACCGGTCCCGCGACCCGCCGCAAACCCGAGACGCGTGTGCGCACCGAGCCGCATCATCACCGAGGCCGCGAGGGTGCGCGCGCGTTGCGCATCATGGTAGGACAGCCCCGCGAGCGCATCGCTGCCGCCCGCGCCGGGCGCGGTGACGAGCGACAGTGCAAGCGAGCGGCTCGCCGCGCTCTGCTGGCGGACGCGCCCGCCGATCGCGCCCGACAGCTTGAAATCGGGGCGGCGCGGCGCGAGCGACTGCCCGAAATCGACATTGAAGGCGCGGCCGAAACCGTCGGTGACAATCCCCGTCGCGCCGCCCCCCGCATCGCCCATCGGGCCGCCCAACATGCCGAGCGGCGTGCCCAGCGCCACTGCGGTCGCGCTACCCGCCAGCGTCGTCGCCCCCATCGGCTGAAAGGCGCGTGCGATGTCGAGAATGCCCTGACCATAGACGGCATCGTCGCCCGCCGCCCCCGCGTCGCGCGCCGATTGATAGAGCAGCTCGACGATCTGCTGGCTGGTCAGGTTGGGAAAGGCCTGGGCAATCAGCGCGACGGCCCCGGCGATCTGCGGCGCGGCGAAGCTGGTGCCGTTGAGCAGAAAGACAAAATTGCCCTCGGTCTTGAGCGCGCCATTTTCATAAACGCAGCATACGCCTTCGCCGAGCGCCGACAGATAGGAGGCGGCATAGGCGCCCGCGCGATTGCTGAAGCCGGAGATCGCGCCATTTTCATCGACCGAACCGGCGATGACGACCAGCCCGCCCCCGGCATCGCGCAGCCCCTGCGCAAAGCGGCCGGGATTGTTCGGGTCGTTGCCGCCCGCGGTCGTGTCGCCCTCGTTACCCGCCGACAGGATGACGATGATCCCCGCCGCGGTCGCGCGCGACACCGCGGCGCGGAGCGTCGCGCCGGGCGGATCGTCGCCGCCGAGCGAGATGTTGACGACGCGCGCCCCTGCGCTCACGGCCCGGTCGAGCCCTGCGGCGATCACGCTTTCGGGAAAGCGGCAGCCGCTTTCGTCGTTCGCCGGATCTTCGGTCGCGCAGCTTCCCGGCTGGTCGGCGCGCAGCACGAGCAGGCCGGCGTTGAAGGCGATCCCCATCGTACCCGCGTCGTTTTTTGCGCCGAGCAGCACCTGCGCGACATTGGTGCCGTGGCTGCCCTCGCCGTCGATCCCGCGCGACCCGGCAAGGTCGGCCGACAGCGGCGAGATGCGCCCGGCAAATTCGGGGCTGTCGACGTCGATCCCGTCGTCGATTACTCCGGCCAGAACCCCCTGCCCGCTCGCCCCCGCCTGATAGGCGGTGATCGCGCCGTGGAAATTGACGCCGTCCGATCGGCGCACCTCGGCGGTGTCGAAATTGCCGACCGGCGGCGGAGTGGGTGTCGGAGTTGGCGTCGGAGCCGGGGCTGGCGGCGGGGCCGGGGTCGGCGACGGCCCCGCACCGCCACCGCCGCACGCCGCGAGCGCCAGTGAGGCGATGCCGAGCAAAACAGGCAAAGGCTGTCCGGCCATCCGGTGGATGCGGATCCATCGCTTCGCATCGGCCATCGCCGTTCCCCTGACTTTCGTCATCCCGGCGAAGGCCGGGATCTCGACCTCTGGCCTCGACGCATCGTTGAGACCCCGGCCTTCGCCGGGATGACGGTCAAGATAACATCTTCCCATCTTAGGGTCAGGACCCATTAATTCCCCGTTCGAGGCGTCGAAATGGCGAAGATATCGGGCCTTGGCGGGTGCAGCGGGTAGCATCGCTACCCGCAAGGCCGCGAAGGTCCGGGATCGAAGCCATTTCGGCGTCCCTTCGGGATTTGACCGATTTTGCCCATGGCAGCGTCGAAAAGTCTTGAAATATATCCATATTCCCGCGCCTTTCCTCCTCGCCCTGAGCAAAATCGCTTCAAACCTCGAACAGGTAATTAATGAGTCCTGACCCTAACCCATAGAGGTTGCCGTCCCGTAAAACGGACGGGACGGCCTTGCCCCTCCTCCTTCCACCCCCTATGCGCCGCCCCATGCCGCCGCCGCTCGACCCTATCGACAGCTGGATCTTCGATCTCGACAACACGCTCTATCCGCCTTCGGCAAAGCTGTTCGACCTGATCGACGAACGCATGGGCGCGTTCATCATGCGGTTGCTGGGTGTCGACGCGATCGAGGCGCGGCGTGTGCAGAAGCGATATTTCCACGACCATGGCACGACGATGGCGGGGCTGATGCGCCATCACGGCGTCGATCCCGAAGAGTTTCTGCGCGACGTCCACGCGATCGACCTCGACCGGCTGACCCCCGACCCGCGGCTGCGCGCCGGGCTCGAACGGCTGCCGGGACGCAGGCTGGTCTTCACCAACGCCGACGCCGATTATGCGGCGCGCGTGCTCGAAGCGCGCGGGATCGCCGACCTGTTCGACGGCATCTGCGACATTCGCATCACCCGCTACACGCCCAAGCCGGAGGCAACCGCCTATGATGTGATGGTCGCGCACCTCGGCGTCGATCCGGTGCGGAGCCTGTTCGTCGAGGATATGGCGCGCAACCTGACGCCTGCAAAAGCGCTCGGCATGACGACCGTGTGGCTGGACAATGGCAGCGAAAGCGGCCATCGGGACCACCTGCCCGACCATGTCGATTTCCACGCGACCGACATTGCCGACTGGCTCGACAACCTGCCTTCACCATGGGGAATCGCATGACCGCCGACCTTCAAGCCACGATCGAAGCCGCATGGGACGCGCGCGACACATTGGGCCTCGCCACGACCGGTGCGGTGCGCGAGGCGGTCGATACCGCGATCGCCGGACTCGACGATGGCAGCTTTCGTGTCGCAGAGCGCGATGCGCGCGGTACGTGGCAGGTCAACCAGTGGCTCAAAAAGGCGGTGCTGCTGTCGTTCCGCCTCAATGACATGGAGATCATCGAGGGCGGCGCCGACGGCGCGACCTGGTGGGACAAGGTGCCTTCGAAATTCGCCGGCTGGGGCGAGAATCGTTTCCGCGACGCCGGCTTTCGCGCCGTCCCCGGTTCGATCGTCCGCCGCGGCGCCTTCATCAGCAAGGGCGCGGTGCTGATGCCGAGTTTCGTGAATATCGGCGCTTATGTCGGCGAGGGGTCGATGGTCGACGCCTGGGCGACCGTGGGCAGCTGCGCGCAGATCGGCGCGAACGTCCATCTGTCGGGCGGCGCGGGAATCGGCGGCGTATTGGAACCGCTGCAGGCCGGGCCGGTGGTGATCGAGGACGGCGCCTTCATCGGCGCGCGCGCCGAGGTCGCCGAGGGCGTGA
This DNA window, taken from Sphingopyxis alaskensis RB2256, encodes the following:
- a CDS encoding S8 family peptidase, with product MADAKRWIRIHRMAGQPLPVLLGIASLALAACGGGGAGPSPTPAPPPAPAPTPTPTPTPPPVGNFDTAEVRRSDGVNFHGAITAYQAGASGQGVLAGVIDDGIDVDSPEFAGRISPLSADLAGSRGIDGEGSHGTNVAQVLLGAKNDAGTMGIAFNAGLLVLRADQPGSCATEDPANDESGCRFPESVIAAGLDRAVSAGARVVNISLGGDDPPGATLRAAVSRATAAGIIVILSAGNEGDTTAGGNDPNNPGRFAQGLRDAGGGLVVIAGSVDENGAISGFSNRAGAYAASYLSALGEGVCCVYENGALKTEGNFVFLLNGTSFAAPQIAGAVALIAQAFPNLTSQQIVELLYQSARDAGAAGDDAVYGQGILDIARAFQPMGATTLAGSATAVALGTPLGMLGGPMGDAGGGATGIVTDGFGRAFNVDFGQSLAPRRPDFKLSGAIGGRVRQQSAASRSLALSLVTAPGAGGSDALAGLSYHDAQRARTLAASVMMRLGAHTRLGFAAGRGTGGLLAGERGESGHAMLIGDAAHEGIGFAASPGIGTLLRHNIINNQYINIYAESGRVSGSRWQDDPLPGHSARRDSRYQRIGASWDGRFGPLRPSLGASWLRESDSLLGARFGPFFGAGGATSLVGDAGLIFDAPGRWQIGGAWRQMWTRPDARGLVAGGALWSAAFSFDIAKAGLVRPGDRAALRFAQPLRVARGGIDLMLPVAYDHGSGRADFGRRIYNLAPTGRELVVEASYALPLFGGDLIANSWWRRDPGHIAAMPDDKGAALRFTMGF
- a CDS encoding pyrimidine 5'-nucleotidase, which produces MPPPLDPIDSWIFDLDNTLYPPSAKLFDLIDERMGAFIMRLLGVDAIEARRVQKRYFHDHGTTMAGLMRHHGVDPEEFLRDVHAIDLDRLTPDPRLRAGLERLPGRRLVFTNADADYAARVLEARGIADLFDGICDIRITRYTPKPEATAYDVMVAHLGVDPVRSLFVEDMARNLTPAKALGMTTVWLDNGSESGHRDHLPDHVDFHATDIADWLDNLPSPWGIA
- the dapD gene encoding 2,3,4,5-tetrahydropyridine-2,6-dicarboxylate N-succinyltransferase; this encodes MTADLQATIEAAWDARDTLGLATTGAVREAVDTAIAGLDDGSFRVAERDARGTWQVNQWLKKAVLLSFRLNDMEIIEGGADGATWWDKVPSKFAGWGENRFRDAGFRAVPGSIVRRGAFISKGAVLMPSFVNIGAYVGEGSMVDAWATVGSCAQIGANVHLSGGAGIGGVLEPLQAGPVVIEDGAFIGARAEVAEGVIVREGAVLSMGVYLGASTKIIDRATGEVFVGEVPAYSVVVPGSLPGKPLPDGTPGPSLYCAVIVKRVDAQTRAKTGINELLRD